In Francisella hispaniensis FSC454, a genomic segment contains:
- a CDS encoding circularly permuted type 2 ATP-grasp protein → MSHNSVFNGYVPYANVYDEIFTADGKVRNDVRQAIKAIDELNLETLHEKQKFVDASFLKSGITFTVYSDSQGTEKIFPFDLIPRIISEDEWRELERGLKQRLKALNAFLNDIYAEQKILEDGIIPRELVESSEEYLPQMRWIKPPHGVYCHIAGLDLIKDESGFMVLEDNVRTPSGVSYVLENRNSLIKAIPEAFASTNIKKVVDYPTELRKALSSISPIVDGKKGLSVVLTPGQYNSAYFEHSYLARKMGCELVQGSDLFVHNNHVYLKTTKGPKLVTVVYRRIDDKFLDPEFFNPESMLGVPGIIQAYKAGNVVLANAVGNGIADDKAIYPYVHKMIEYYLNEKPILAQVKTYFCSEENDRNYVLNNLDKLVVKEANSSGGYGMLIGPQASIDEIQEFAAKIKAKPRAYIAQPLVELSTSPTFVDGKIVPRRVDLRAFLVTGKNTWILPGGLARVALKEGSYVVNSSQGGGSKDTWVLGREK, encoded by the coding sequence ATGTCGCATAATAGTGTTTTTAATGGCTATGTTCCTTATGCAAATGTTTATGATGAAATTTTCACAGCTGATGGCAAAGTACGAAATGATGTTCGTCAAGCTATCAAAGCTATAGATGAATTAAATTTAGAAACATTACATGAGAAACAGAAGTTTGTTGATGCTTCATTCCTAAAAAGTGGTATTACATTTACCGTTTATAGTGATAGCCAAGGTACAGAGAAAATATTTCCTTTTGATCTAATTCCTAGGATTATCTCAGAAGATGAGTGGCGTGAATTAGAAAGAGGTTTGAAACAGCGCTTAAAAGCCTTAAACGCATTTTTAAATGATATTTACGCTGAGCAAAAAATACTAGAAGATGGCATAATTCCTAGAGAGCTTGTAGAATCATCAGAAGAGTACTTACCACAAATGAGATGGATAAAACCACCACATGGTGTCTATTGCCATATTGCTGGATTAGATCTTATAAAAGATGAAAGTGGTTTTATGGTGCTAGAAGATAATGTTAGAACACCTTCGGGAGTTTCGTATGTATTAGAAAATCGTAACTCCTTGATAAAAGCTATTCCAGAAGCTTTTGCTAGCACAAATATCAAAAAGGTAGTAGATTATCCTACTGAGTTAAGAAAGGCATTATCAAGTATTTCTCCAATAGTTGATGGTAAAAAAGGGCTAAGTGTAGTCTTAACACCAGGTCAGTATAATTCAGCATATTTTGAGCATAGCTATTTAGCGCGTAAGATGGGTTGTGAATTAGTTCAAGGTTCAGATCTATTTGTACATAATAATCATGTTTATCTAAAAACTACGAAAGGTCCTAAGCTTGTTACGGTAGTTTATCGAAGAATAGATGATAAATTTTTAGATCCAGAATTTTTTAATCCAGAGAGTATGCTCGGTGTTCCAGGTATTATCCAAGCTTACAAAGCAGGTAATGTAGTTTTAGCAAATGCAGTAGGTAATGGTATCGCAGATGATAAAGCGATATATCCATATGTTCATAAGATGATAGAGTATTATCTTAATGAAAAACCAATATTAGCTCAGGTGAAAACTTATTTCTGCAGTGAAGAAAACGATAGAAATTATGTACTAAATAATCTTGATAAATTAGTTGTCAAAGAGGCAAATAGCTCTGGTGGTTATGGGATGTTAATTGGACCACAAGCTAGTATAGATGAGATACAAGAGTTTGCAGCTAAAATAAAAGCTAAACCAAGAGCATATATTGCCCAACCATTGGTAGAACTATCAACAAGTCCTACATTTGTCGATGGTAAGATAGTACCTAGAAGAGTAGATTTAAGAGCATTCTTAGTTACAGGTAAAAATACTTGGATATTGCCTGGAGGTCTTGCAAGAGTGGCTTTGAAAGAAGGCTCATATGTTGTTAACTCTAGTCAGGGTGGTGGTTCAAAAGATACGTGGGTTTTAGGGAGAGAAAAATAA